One Phaseolus vulgaris cultivar G19833 chromosome 11, P. vulgaris v2.0, whole genome shotgun sequence genomic window carries:
- the LOC137812902 gene encoding zinc finger CCCH domain-containing protein 46-like isoform X1, whose protein sequence is MDGYEATRIVFARIQNLDPENASKIMGVLLLQDHGEKEMIRLAFGPEALVHSVILKARKELGLPSNSPPTPSTPPSPSPFLSRQSSASSRLGAINLPPALTIPNPSSSWPPTMSELQTPDGLMSPNHLVVGSSTSSSSLPFYVNGGSDSIDDFQLQDQLSFLNDGSPTSTVLAHKNNPDLFYPTHSDLSSSPTGVADPALFPSYGWGGSLHRRSCSVNDACLGSEDPNSGLGWKPCLYFARGYCKNGTSCRFLHGGLGDADGPAAMVGSPSKIEMMEQCHELFRSKSSQQHRLAAASQLMASSTFPYSPKCMNLLLQQQQNDTQRAAAAALMMSEDLHKFGRSRLERNDFSLNSPGMVNPASRQIYLTFPADSTFREEDVSNYFSIYGPVQDVRIPYQQKRMFGFVTFVYPETVKLILSKGNPHFVCDARVLVKPYKEKGKVPDKYRKQQQVDRGDFSPCGTPTGLDARDQFDLQLGGRMFYNTQDMLWRRKLEEQADLQHALELQSRRLMGLQLLDIKKHHQRALSTGSPIPSPTHSPNMFNQNLVLPSFHTSSEAPKETSSSSAPASTVSVSAGQQPVNISVVGKEMVVNGENGYNEGNGKQSPSHEDRELQECLEHNLPDSPFASPTKAAGDFMVSFSNGPNEAIDADASGASANSKYGTSALLPPASALDMGTFKSYNCQIPRFSSGHGTIGMLAGTGGPIGI, encoded by the exons ATGGATGGTTACGAAGCTACTAGAATTGTGTTTGCAAGGATCCAAAACTTGGAccctgagaatgcatccaaaatcATGGGTGTGCTTCTTCTTCAAGACCATGGTGAGAAGGAAATGATTAGATTAGCATTTGGCCCAGAAGCTCTTGTTCACTCTGTGATTCTCAAAGCTCGCAAGGAGTTAGGTTTGCCTTCGAACTCTCCGCCAACGCCCTCTACTCCACCTTCTCCTTCGCCCTTCCTTTCGAGGCAAAGCTCTGCTTCTTCAAGGCTTGGTGCTATCAACCTACCTCCTGCTCTCACCATTccaaacccttcttcttcatggcctCCTACTATGTCTGAGCTTCAAACCCCAGATGGTTTGATGAGCCCCAATCATTTGGTTGTTGGCTCTTCTACTTCTTCATCTTCCTTGCCCTTTTATGTCAACGGAGGCTCAGATTCAATTGATGACTTCCAACTTCAGGATCAGCTTTCTTTCCTCAATGATGGTTCTCCTACTAGTACTGTTCTTGCTCACAAGAACAACCCAGATTTGTTTTACCCAACTCACTCAGACTTGTCCTCAAGTCCTACTGGTGTTGCTGACCCTGCTCTCTTTCCCTCCTACGGTTGGGGAGGGTCTCTTCATAGAAGGAGTTGCTCAGTCAATGATGCTTGTTTAGGCTCTGAGGACCCCAACTCCGGGTTGGGATGGAAACCTTGCCTTTACTTTGCAAGAGGGTACTGCAAAAATGGGACAAGTTGCAGGTTCCTTCATGGTGGACTTGGAGATGCAGATGGTCCTGCTGCAATGGTAGGGTCTCCGAGCAAGATTGAGATGATGGAGCAGTGCCATGAGCTCTTCAGATCCAAATCTTCTCAGCAGCACAGATTGGCTGCTGCTTCTCAGCTCATGGCCTCTTCCACTTTTCCATACTCGCCCAAGTGCATGAATTTGCTGTTGCAGCAGCAACAGAACGATACTCAAAG AGCGGCAGCTGCAGCTCTGATGATGAGTGAGGATTTGCATAAATTTGGACGATCCAGGCTTGAAAGAAATGATTTTTCTCTGAACAGTCCTGGAATGGTAAACCCAGCTTCCCGGCAGATCTACTTGACTTTTCCAGCAGACAGCACTTTCAGAGAGGAAGATGTTTCAAATTACTTCAG CATTTATGGCCCAGTGCAAGACGTGAGGATCCCATACCAGCAGAAGCGAATGTTTGGCTTTGTGACCTTTGTTTATCCTGAGACTGTGAAGCTAATTCTATCTAAAGGAAATCCTCATTTTGTGTGTGATGCTAGAGTGCTTGTTAAGCCTTACAAGGAGAAGGGCAAAGTCCCGGACAAGTACAG GAAGCAGCAGCAGGTAGATAGAGGAGATTTTTCACCATGTGGTACTCCCACTGGACTAGATGCTAGAGACCAATTTGATCTTCAACTTG GAGGCAGAATGTTCTACAATACTCAAGACATGCTATGGAGGAGGAAGCTGGAGGAGCAAGCTGATTTGCAGCATGCTCTTGAGTTACAAAGTAGGAGGCTAATGGGTCTGCAActtcttgacatcaagaagcATCACCAGCGTGCACTCTCCACTGGAAGTCCAATTCCTTCCCCAACCCACTCTCCTAACATGTTCAACCAAAATCTTGTTCTTCCTTCCTTTCACACTAGTTCAGAGGCCCCAAAGG AGACTAGTTCATCTTCTGCTCCAGCTAGTACTGTATCGGTTTCTGCTGGTCAGCAGCCGGTCAACATATCTGTTGTTGGCAAGGAAATGGTGGTCAATGGAGAGAATGGATATAATGAAGGCAATGGGAAGCAGAGCCCTAGTCATGAAGATCGTGAATTGCAAGAATG TTTGGAGCATAATCTCCCTGATAGCCCTTTTGCTTCCCCAACAAAAGCTGCTGGTGACTTCATGGTTTCCTTCTCCAATGGACCTAATGAGGCCATTGATGCAGATGCCTCAGGTGCATCTGCCAACTCTAAATATGGTACTAGTGCATTACTTCCACCAGCTTCTGCTCTTGACATGGGAACTTTCAAATCCTATAACTGCCAAATACCAAG GTTCTCCTCTGGTCATGGAACTATTGGGATGTTAGCAGGCACCGGTGGACCAATTGGCATTTAG
- the LOC137812902 gene encoding zinc finger CCCH domain-containing protein 46-like isoform X2 — protein MDGYEATRIVFARIQNLDPENASKIMGVLLLQDHGEKEMIRLAFGPEALVHSVILKARKELGLPSNSPPTPSTPPSPSPFLSRQSSASSRLGAINLPPALTIPNPSSSWPPTMSELQTPDGLMSPNHLVVGSSTSSSSLPFYVNGGSDSIDDFQLQDQLSFLNDGSPTSTVLAHKNNPDLFYPTHSDLSSSPTGVADPALFPSYGWGGSLHRRSCSVNDACLGSEDPNSGLGWKPCLYFARGYCKNGTSCRFLHGGLGDADGPAAMVGSPSKIEMMEQCHELFRSKSSQQHRLAAASQLMASSTFPYSPKCMNLLLQQQQNDTQRAAAAALMMSEDLHKFGRSRLERNDFSLNSPGMVNPASRQIYLTFPADSTFREEDVSNYFSIYGPVQDVRIPYQQKRMFGFVTFVYPETVKLILSKGNPHFVCDARVLVKPYKEKGKVPDKKQQQVDRGDFSPCGTPTGLDARDQFDLQLGGRMFYNTQDMLWRRKLEEQADLQHALELQSRRLMGLQLLDIKKHHQRALSTGSPIPSPTHSPNMFNQNLVLPSFHTSSEAPKETSSSSAPASTVSVSAGQQPVNISVVGKEMVVNGENGYNEGNGKQSPSHEDRELQECLEHNLPDSPFASPTKAAGDFMVSFSNGPNEAIDADASGASANSKYGTSALLPPASALDMGTFKSYNCQIPRFSSGHGTIGMLAGTGGPIGI, from the exons ATGGATGGTTACGAAGCTACTAGAATTGTGTTTGCAAGGATCCAAAACTTGGAccctgagaatgcatccaaaatcATGGGTGTGCTTCTTCTTCAAGACCATGGTGAGAAGGAAATGATTAGATTAGCATTTGGCCCAGAAGCTCTTGTTCACTCTGTGATTCTCAAAGCTCGCAAGGAGTTAGGTTTGCCTTCGAACTCTCCGCCAACGCCCTCTACTCCACCTTCTCCTTCGCCCTTCCTTTCGAGGCAAAGCTCTGCTTCTTCAAGGCTTGGTGCTATCAACCTACCTCCTGCTCTCACCATTccaaacccttcttcttcatggcctCCTACTATGTCTGAGCTTCAAACCCCAGATGGTTTGATGAGCCCCAATCATTTGGTTGTTGGCTCTTCTACTTCTTCATCTTCCTTGCCCTTTTATGTCAACGGAGGCTCAGATTCAATTGATGACTTCCAACTTCAGGATCAGCTTTCTTTCCTCAATGATGGTTCTCCTACTAGTACTGTTCTTGCTCACAAGAACAACCCAGATTTGTTTTACCCAACTCACTCAGACTTGTCCTCAAGTCCTACTGGTGTTGCTGACCCTGCTCTCTTTCCCTCCTACGGTTGGGGAGGGTCTCTTCATAGAAGGAGTTGCTCAGTCAATGATGCTTGTTTAGGCTCTGAGGACCCCAACTCCGGGTTGGGATGGAAACCTTGCCTTTACTTTGCAAGAGGGTACTGCAAAAATGGGACAAGTTGCAGGTTCCTTCATGGTGGACTTGGAGATGCAGATGGTCCTGCTGCAATGGTAGGGTCTCCGAGCAAGATTGAGATGATGGAGCAGTGCCATGAGCTCTTCAGATCCAAATCTTCTCAGCAGCACAGATTGGCTGCTGCTTCTCAGCTCATGGCCTCTTCCACTTTTCCATACTCGCCCAAGTGCATGAATTTGCTGTTGCAGCAGCAACAGAACGATACTCAAAG AGCGGCAGCTGCAGCTCTGATGATGAGTGAGGATTTGCATAAATTTGGACGATCCAGGCTTGAAAGAAATGATTTTTCTCTGAACAGTCCTGGAATGGTAAACCCAGCTTCCCGGCAGATCTACTTGACTTTTCCAGCAGACAGCACTTTCAGAGAGGAAGATGTTTCAAATTACTTCAG CATTTATGGCCCAGTGCAAGACGTGAGGATCCCATACCAGCAGAAGCGAATGTTTGGCTTTGTGACCTTTGTTTATCCTGAGACTGTGAAGCTAATTCTATCTAAAGGAAATCCTCATTTTGTGTGTGATGCTAGAGTGCTTGTTAAGCCTTACAAGGAGAAGGGCAAAGTCCCGGACAA GAAGCAGCAGCAGGTAGATAGAGGAGATTTTTCACCATGTGGTACTCCCACTGGACTAGATGCTAGAGACCAATTTGATCTTCAACTTG GAGGCAGAATGTTCTACAATACTCAAGACATGCTATGGAGGAGGAAGCTGGAGGAGCAAGCTGATTTGCAGCATGCTCTTGAGTTACAAAGTAGGAGGCTAATGGGTCTGCAActtcttgacatcaagaagcATCACCAGCGTGCACTCTCCACTGGAAGTCCAATTCCTTCCCCAACCCACTCTCCTAACATGTTCAACCAAAATCTTGTTCTTCCTTCCTTTCACACTAGTTCAGAGGCCCCAAAGG AGACTAGTTCATCTTCTGCTCCAGCTAGTACTGTATCGGTTTCTGCTGGTCAGCAGCCGGTCAACATATCTGTTGTTGGCAAGGAAATGGTGGTCAATGGAGAGAATGGATATAATGAAGGCAATGGGAAGCAGAGCCCTAGTCATGAAGATCGTGAATTGCAAGAATG TTTGGAGCATAATCTCCCTGATAGCCCTTTTGCTTCCCCAACAAAAGCTGCTGGTGACTTCATGGTTTCCTTCTCCAATGGACCTAATGAGGCCATTGATGCAGATGCCTCAGGTGCATCTGCCAACTCTAAATATGGTACTAGTGCATTACTTCCACCAGCTTCTGCTCTTGACATGGGAACTTTCAAATCCTATAACTGCCAAATACCAAG GTTCTCCTCTGGTCATGGAACTATTGGGATGTTAGCAGGCACCGGTGGACCAATTGGCATTTAG